The region ATAGATAAAACACAAGTACGATAACTTTTGTTGTGCAAAGgataacatttattgtgcaaattTCGTCAGACTGAAATGCAAGCACTCCCTAGtgcaaaacacaatttacaaaattataaacatttatttatttattacatatttattcaaaaataacttAATGTGGCCCAACATGATTTGTACTGGCTGCATGAAAATATACCACCATCTCCCTGCAATTAAATTATTCGGTGATATGGTTAGAAGTGAACATGTTCCTTTATTTATATCAATTAAGGACATTGTGAAGGAAGGTTTGCTGTAGGTCAAGATGTGTTGCGATaaaccagaacaaaaaaaaacaattaatcagAAGAATCAGCCATCTCAGAGCTCCAGACTAACGTTTCTTAAAAGGAGCACAGTAGGTCCTACCCTGAAATTTTAGGAACGCAAGTAAAAGATTTAGGGGCACGCACTATAAATTGACTTGCAAAGTTAATATTAATCCCACTCATTATCACTTTATAACTGATTAATGGGCTGACGCTTGGAGCAAAAGTCTAACAGCAATTAGCCATAGTAAtttgaaaaatgcaaattttacgGATTGCATTTCAACTAGTTCCAATTAAGGAAGTCTATATTTCCATTTTCAACTACTTGGAcctgaaaacaaaattaacataaaactaTTTCCACTGTCAAAAAGCTATAGTATGAACTAGTGTGCATAAAACCACAACACCtccaggaaaaagttcaaaGTGAAACTATACCACACTGCTAACAAttgacaatcttttttttgaaGTAGGGTAAACTGTATTTTCATGATGTGCAATTGTGAGTAGTGCAGTTCTGATTCAGCAGAGCcatccacattttgttgttgcatggcTGTATCAATAATGTGAAATGTGCTACATGCATTTGAATCAGAGACCTGAGATCTGTTTAATAAATGCAAAAGATGCCAAGTGTGTGTTACTTAAATCAAGCCACTTGTGTTTGGtattaaatattgaaataagattattttttattacacctTTGCTGAGAGAACCAGTGTAACTTATTTTAAGGgtaatttgctttattttaagaTATCCAGACTAATTGAGACAACCTAGACACGTTTATGCTCAATTTAAGATAATAATAGAAagccaaaattttaaaataagtaaataaccaTTAAAACAAGAAACGTTTTaaaaattaaggttttaaatcTTGGCAAGTGCCACATTATTTGCAGTGTACAAACATTAATCTGTCATTGGAAATAAGAAAGAGTACTGTAAAGTTACATCGAGCCAGTAATGTAATGGCCCTTTCACACCTGTACGGGTGCTAAGCATGGACAATCAAATAGACAATTGGAAAGAACAATAGAGGCAACAGAGATATGGTTCATAAGAAGAATGCTGCGTATCCCATGGACAgcttgaaaaacaaatgaagaagTCCTTGGCGAAGCAAATTAGTTGACAACTTTTGACGAATATACGAAAACGACAGGCAGAGTTCATCAGACACATAATGCGGAAAGGAGCATTGGAACATATTGTAACAACTGGCGAGTTTGATGGAAAGGGAAGTAGAGGCAGACAGAGGGAAAAGACCCTGGACAGGTTGACAACATGGCTTGGACCAGCAAGAATGACAAACACCAACGCAGGACAGGGTGAAGTGGATCCATGATCGCTTACGCCAGTCGGCAAGGTATCgcatcatgatgatgatgatgatgatgatgaaggagCTTGATACTTTTACAAGGTACATCTTCCCAATTATGAAATTTCCCCTAAAAACAGTATGTGGTCTTCATCAGACGCAGCAGTTGTGGGGGGATATTCTATAAAACATTTACTCTCCCTTGTGTGTCCTCATGTGTGAAGTAAAAGTAAACCTCCCAGCACAAAACTGAACAACTAGAAGGGTTTCtttcctgtgtgtgttctcatgtgccTGACCATATTTCGCTTCTCAGGGAATTtcttaccacaaactgagcaactaaagggtttctctcctgtgtgtgttctcacGTGCCTGACCAGATTTGGCTTTTGAGAGAATTTcctaccacaaactgagcaaatAAAGGGTTTCGCTCCTGTGTGTGTTCTCGTGTGTGTGACCAGACTTTGCTTTTGAGAGAATtctttaccacaaactgagcaactaaagggtttttctcctgtgtgtgttctcatgtgttcACGCAAATTCGATTTATTGGTCCAACTTTTCCCACACACCGAGCATGGAAAACCCTTTTcccacatttgtgttattttctcCTTGCCAGTTTTCTCCTTTTCAGAGCACTTCAACCGCTTGTTGTCACCTTCACAGTCTGTGTCGCTCCTCAAATGTTCTTCCATGTCATCACTGTCAGACAGTGGCGCTAAGAAGCCGTCTGGTGGTGGTCCTCCACAGTGGTCTCCACTTGGGCTGTCATGATAAAGCTGTGACCACTCGGGTGGTTTGTCTTGGTCGTCTTCACTCTCCACAGAAACACCAGTCAGTGGAAACGTGCCCACTTCAGCCTCTTCTTCTTCAACATGGGGGAACTGCGGATAAGCAGCTTCCACTTTAACATGGATGGGCTGTGGATCCTTTTGCCCCAAAATGGAGCTCTCCGCCTGCGGCTCAGGGGGAAGTACTTGATGACTAACCAGCTGTTGGACGTCTGCAGGACACAAGTCAATTTTGTTATGATACTTATtgccatacattcaaaaatattttccaacaacaacaaaaaaacgaacaTCCTTGTGTGATGGAGTAGTCATCTTTTAGAGATATTGGTAGACAGCCCAAGTCATTATTTACTTGAGCCATTAACAACGTGGgaccattttaaactaaaatgttgcaaaatacaCCATTCCATACATACAT is a window of Vanacampus margaritifer isolate UIUO_Vmar chromosome 2, RoL_Vmar_1.0, whole genome shotgun sequence DNA encoding:
- the LOC144043999 gene encoding uncharacterized protein LOC144043999 — translated: MLKDLVRERLIAAADEIFRLFETAIASYEEQLCRAREETERHRQVEAVCKTQVVIRMEDVQQLVSHQVLPPEPQAESSILGQKDPQPIHVKVEAAYPQFPHVEEEEAEVGTFPLTGVSVESEDDQDKPPEWSQLYHDSPSGDHCGGPPPDGFLAPLSDSDDMEEHLRSDTDCEGDNKRLKCSEKEKTGKEKITQMWEKGFPCSVCGKSWTNKSNLREHMRTHTGEKPFSCSVCGKEFSQKQSLVTHTRTHTGAKPFICSVCGRKFSQKPNLVRHVRTHTGEKPFSCSVCGKKFPEKRNMVRHMRTHTGKKPF